In Aspergillus oryzae RIB40 DNA, chromosome 6, one genomic interval encodes:
- a CDS encoding putative GTP binding protein (GTPase), with product MVKLGKNSKRTPVRLRHKIEKASAAKQRKQRKLAKKNPEWRSKIKKDPGIPNLFPHKAQLLHEMEERKRLKAEEQERIRDEARARKKAQKESQQQGDDAEDVMENDIDLEGDSDDEDMDEDVDESSNPMAALLASARARAAEYEDQHESDDDDEMDEDEDEDMDGMDEDEEEGGAALGDSAPQLVSQTHSKESSRRQFDKVFKQVVDAADVVLYVLDARDPEGTRSKDVEREIMAAAGGNKRMILILNKIDLIPPPVLKNWLVHLRRYFPTLPLKASNGTANAHSFDHKQLTVKGTSETLFKALKSYAHSKNLKRSISVGVIGYPNVGKSSVINALTARLNKGSSNACPTGAEAGVTTNLREVKLDNKLKLIDSPGIVFPNAEKKKSKKKQVEERARLVLLNAIPPKQIEDPVPAVSLLLKRLSTSEDLKSKLLQLYGIPALFNAGDQTHDFLIHVARKRGRLGKHGVPNIEAAAMTVINDWRDGRIQGWVDAPVLPVVAATDDASAPAAAASGVDTKQVVTEWAKEFKIEGLWGDGADAEMAE from the exons ATGGTCAAGCTAG GCAAAAACTCGAAGCGGACGCCCGTCCGGTTACGGCACAAGATCGAGAAGGCCTCTGCAGCCAAGCAACggaagcagagaaagctTGCCAAGAAG AATCCCGAATGGCGCtcaaagatcaagaaggatcCGGGTATTCCTAATTTGTTCCCACACAAGGctcagcttctccatgagatggaggagaggaagcgATTGAAGGCCGAGGAACAGGAGCGCATCCGTGATGAGGCGCGCGCTCGCAAGAAGGCACAGAAGGAGTCGCAACAGCAAGGAGACGACGCCGAGGACGTGATGGAAAATGATATTGATCTGGAGGGTGactccgacgatgaagatatggatgaggatgttgatgaatCGTCGAACCCCATGGCTGCGCTACTTGCCTCTGCGCGCGCGAGAGCGGCAGAGTATGAAGATCAACATGagagcgatgatgacgatgagatggacgaggatgaggatgaggatatggacggcatggatgaggatgaggaagagggcggTGCTGCGCTGGGCGATTCCGCTCCCCAGCTTGTTTCACAGACTCACAGCAAGGAGAGCTCTCGGCGACAATTCGATAAGGTGTTCAAGCAGGTTGTTGACGCTGCGGATGTTGTGCTGTATGTGCTTGATGCTCGCGATCCGGAGGGCACCCGGTCCAAGGATGTGGAGCGTGAGATTATGGCGGCGGCTGGTGGAAACAAGAGAAtgatcctcatcctcaacaagATCGATCTTATCCCTCCGCCGGTGCTGAAGAACTGGCTGGTCCACTTGCGCCGATACTTCCCCACCCTGCCCTTGAAGGCTTCTAATGGCACCGCCAACGCTCACAGCTTCGACCACAAGCAGTTGACCGTCAAGGGTACATCAGAGACGCTTTTCAAGGCTCTCAAGTCCTACGCGCACAGCAAGAACCTGAAGCGGTCCATCTCCGTCGGTGTGATCGGTTACCCCAACGTCGGAAAGTCCTCTGTCATCAATGCCCTCACTGCCCGTCTCAACAAGGGCTCCAGCAACGCATGCCCCACCGGTGCCGAGGCCGGTGTCACCACTAACCTGCGGGAGGTGAAGCTGGACAACAAGCTTAAGCTGATCGACTCCCCCGGTATCGTGTTCCCTAatgctgagaagaagaagtccaagaagaagcaggtgGAGGAGCGTGCGCGCCTCGTCCTCCTGAACGCCATCCCCCCGAAACAGATCGAGGACCCGGTCCCGGCCGTGTCCCTGCTCCTCAAGCGTCTGTCCACTTCCGAGGACCTCAAGTCGAAGCTGTTGCAACTATATGGCATCCCCGCTCTTTTCAACGCTGGCGACCAGACTCACGACTTCCTGATTCACGTTGCCCGCAAACGCGGTCGTCTGGGTAAGCACGGTGTGCCCAACATCGAGGCCGCAGCCATGACCGTGATCAATGACTGGAGGGACGGACGGATCCAAGGATGGGTCGATGCTCCTGTGCTGCCAGTTGTCGCCGCGACCGATGATGCTTCGGCTCCTGCAGCCGCTGCGTCGGGCGTGGATACGAAGCAGGTTGTCACTGAATGGGCCAAGGAGTTCAAGATTGAGGGTCTGTGGGGTGATGGCGCTGATGCGGAGATGGCGGAATAA
- a CDS encoding uncharacterized protein (predicted protein) has product MASFQISTELSSIRLMAKSSAFLPAIVKHWHKYLLSQLDDAGACWGVVTSGTRALVDGWLGVMNLTHPKMLVVAEDVELGKPDPRCYLLGRKRLGLEHSSSLVVLEDAPSGIRAGKAAGFKVIALTTTHSLEQLQEAGADWIVEDLRSLSVKGVVDGRILLEIRDAYQ; this is encoded by the exons ATGGCCTCCTTTCAGATTTCGACGGAACTATCGTCGATTCGACTGATG GCTAAATCTTCGGCGTTTCTTCCAGCGATTGTGAAGCACTGGCACAA ATACCTCCTTTCGCAGCTCGACGACGCCGGTGCCTGCTGGGGTGTCGTCACCTCCGGCACGCGCGCACTCGTTGATGGCTGGCTAGGTGTCATGAACCTCACGCATCCGAAAATGCTTGTTGTCGCGGAGGATGTCGAGCTGGGCAAGCCCGACCCGCGATGCTATCTGCTTGGCCGTAAGCGCCTCGGTCTGGAACATTCGTCATCGCTAGTCGTGCTTGAGGATGCGCCCTCGGGCATTAGAGCAGGCAAGGCTGCGGGATTCAAGGTGATCGCGCTGACGACGACCCACTCCCTGGAGCAACTTCAAGAGGCTGGCGCAGACTGGATTGTGGAGGACTTGAGAAGTCTTTCGGTCAAGGGCGTGGTTGATGGACGCATTCTGTTGGAGATTCGGGATGCATATCAATAA
- a CDS encoding uncharacterized protein (predicted protein), with amino-acid sequence MNYLHHPYAYAGHAAVPMEQPIAYDPTMAHPSMMHPMEGYIYPHPPFDMIDFYHQPIMDYEEYAENLSRPRLTKEQVETLEAQFQAHPKPSSNVKRQLAAQTNLSLPRVANWFQNRRAKAKQQKRQEEFERMQKAKTEAEEAARIKIENAEKSESNPDVKEETDKETPKQSSDQTMSDDRTKTPASNSRSKHHKTKSESAREATFASLQRALNAAVAAREHYSPDEQGQPATIHEGSVSPTTTYSGMNNHGDSRAAQSSSTTPFSEWENAKETAMSWSASQSPQEHLGYSAAESLTVPELDGSHQNVQHSDTLQFHSSQNEEWSGQVQGTKSFPGYHSSNDAEASYSAAQYTLHPESSLSRRGSSDDLADSLEGIGIHAAGLPIRTDRSSWKEAGKELDLAARRKRPRPAAIGTSRSSSMLAGSAASMSPTTRLPSYGSAPGVRQSKSAQCLNSRYAGVRKASAAQRSPLNLSSFAEAGALGTSKPEMSSMLSPAVTTGGLAPPTPLTPDDLHHFIPNTPSDGGYCLSAQPTSQLFPTTQPMQINIASPPATPMAMDMLSTYQYHSVAPPMSAPAHYTSFPDYVTCEGAPLTGRSWTGANSMPSPEAAFQNRVPITQADVSSLSYGQALEQGRQPADSLSAAGSPPLMYTTDADMHTSSGSFHGDAKPTEFYIREFPEQQEAHRFVAQQLPQKPKAYTFNNQTPSDWRGN; translated from the exons ATGAATTATCTTCACCACCCATACGCGTATGCTGGTCATGCTGCGGTCCCCATGGAACAGCCCATTGCCTATGATCCGACAATGGCACACCCATCCATGATGCATCCAATGGAGGGCTACATCTATCCGCACCCACCTTTTGACATGATCGACTTCTACCATCAGCCTATTATGGACTACGAGGAATATGCAGAGAACTTGTCTCGTCCACGGTTGACTAAGGAACAAGTTGAGACCCTGGAGGCCCAATTCCAGGCCCACCCAAAGCCCAGCAGCAATGTTAAGCGTCAATTGGCTGCTCAAACAAACCTCAGCCTTCCTCGGGTTGCT AACTGGTTCCAAAACAGACGCGCAAAGGCCAAGCAGCAGAAGCGACAGGAAGAGTTCGAAAGGATGCAGAAGGCGAAAACagaggccgaggaagctgcCCGGATCAAGATAGAGAATGCCGAGAAATCCGAATCGAACCCAGACgtcaaagaagagacagacaAGGAAACCCCAAAGCAATCATCCGATCAGACCATGTCTGATGACCGTACTAAGACACCTGCTTCTAACTCACGATCGAAGCATCACAAAACAAAGAGCGAGTCGGCTCGGGAAGCAACCTTTGCATCATTGCAACGAGCCTTGAATGCCGCTGTTGCTGCTCGAGAACATTATAGTCCGGATGAACAGGGTCAACCTGCTACCATCCATGAGGGCTCGGTGTCTCCGACAACAACCTACTCAGGCATGAACAACCACGGTGATAGCCGAGCTGCCCAGAGCAGTTCCACAACTCCGTTCTCCGAATGGGAAAACGCCAAGGAGACTGCGATGTCGTGGTCCGCATCTCAGAGTCCCCAAGAACATCTTGGCTACTCCGCTGCCGAGTCGCTAACTGTCCCGGAATTAGACGGCTCTCATCAGAATGTGCAGCACAGTGACACCCTCCAGTTCCACTCTTCACAAAATGAGGAGTGGTCCGGCCAGGTCCAAGGGACAAAATCCTTCCCTGGCTATCACTCATCCAACGACGCAGAAGCTTCTTATAGTGCAGCTCAATATACCTTGCACCCAGAGAGCTCATTGTCAAGACGAGGCTCTTCTGATGATCTTGCTGACTCCCTCGAAGGTATCGGGATTCATGCGGCTGGACTTCCGATCAGAACGGACCGATCTTCATGGAAAGAAGCCGGCAAGGAACTTGACCTTGCGGCCCGGAGAAAGCGGCCTAGGCCTGCTGCTATCGGTACTTCAAGGTCGTCGTCCATGTTGGCAGGATCGGCAGCGTCCATGTCCCCGACCACAAGACTCCCAAGCTACGGCTCTGCACCTGGTGTGAGACAGTCGAAATCAGCGCAATGTCTCAACTCACGTTACGCAGGTGTTCGGAAAGCATCTGCAGCTCAGCGTTCGCCTTTGAACCTGTCTTCCTTTGCCGAAGCCGGGGCCTTGGGTACTTCCAAGCCAGAGATGTCATCGATGCTGTCGCCTGCCGTCACCACGGGTGGGCTGGCTCCACCAACTCCCTTGACACCAGATGACCTGCATCACTTCATTCCAAATACTCCTAGTGATGGCGGTTACTGTCTGTCTGCCCAACCCACCAGCCAATTATTCCCTACAACACAGCCCATGCAAATCAACATTGCCTCTCCTCCCGCTACGCCTATGGCTATGGATATGCTTTCCACCTACCAGTACCACAGTGTTGCACCACCAATGTCCGCTCCTGCCCATTATACTTCGTTTCCTGATTATGTCACTTGCGAAGGAGCCCCTTTGACGGGCAGGAGTTGGACAGGTGCCAACTCGATGCCCTCACCAGAGGCAGCCTTTCAGAACCGTGTCCCAATAACCCAGGCGGATGTTTCATCTCTGTCATATGGACAAGCTCTGGAGCAGGGTCGACAGCCTGCTGATAGCCTCTCAGCTGCTGGGTCACCGCCCCTGATGTATACGACGGATGCTGATATGCATACATCGTCAGGGTCATTCCATGGTGATGCGAAGCCGACGGAGTTCTATATCCGCGAATTCCCCGAGCAGCAGGAAGCTCATCGGTTTGTTGCGCAGCAACTGCCGCAGAAACCAAAGGCGTATACGTTCAACAACCAAACGCCGAGCGATTGGAGAGGAAATTGA